A part of Paenibacillus sp. IHBB 10380 genomic DNA contains:
- a CDS encoding tyrosine-type recombinase/integrase has product MEKKGHNVHQTRHSFITGLVREGEDISVIQNLSGHNSADMILKYSMPSEEDKPKAIDGIFKD; this is encoded by the coding sequence ATGGAGAAGAAGGGGCATAACGTTCATCAGACACGCCACAGCTTCATAACAGGGCTTGTACGTGAGGGAGAAGATATCAGTGTCATACAGAATTTGAGTGGACACAATTCAGCAGATATGATTTTAAAATACAGTATGCCGAGTGAAGAAGATAAGCCGAAAGCTATAGATGGGATATTTAAGGACTAA
- a CDS encoding ImmA/IrrE family metallo-endopeptidase: MATKVPVKKELLIWAYNRRVQKDKLHEKFKLLDKWLTGEKQPTFKQLEDFAAATATPLGYFFLMEPPIETLPIPHYRTLEDGESEQVSPDLIETLHIMQRRQDFMRDYYDQYVGTKLEFVGAYRDATVSQLANTIQSLLELQQNWARQHRTFHNALKFLIEKCENNRITVMQNGIVGSNTHRPLNVAEFRGFVLVDNMAPLIFINAADTKSAQIFTLVHELAHILIGSSAVVEASPLNAHDADVEKLCNEAAAEVLCPKELFMRQWQIHYPDGVAYETLSNLFKVSPIVIGRRALDLHCITKEEFFSFYYEYLERLKNQQSRPSSGGDFYNTTMSRLGNIFTNAVIYQTITGNIQYTDAFKLTGLRNKTFENLVNLVRKRGV; this comes from the coding sequence ATGGCTACAAAAGTCCCTGTTAAAAAGGAGTTATTAATATGGGCTTATAATCGTCGTGTTCAAAAGGATAAGTTGCACGAAAAGTTTAAGTTATTGGATAAATGGCTGACAGGCGAGAAACAACCAACATTCAAGCAACTTGAAGATTTTGCTGCAGCTACGGCCACTCCGTTGGGATATTTCTTCTTGATGGAACCTCCAATAGAAACGTTACCTATTCCACATTACAGAACACTAGAGGATGGGGAAAGCGAACAAGTAAGTCCAGACCTGATTGAAACTTTACATATTATGCAGAGAAGACAAGATTTTATGCGAGACTATTATGACCAATATGTAGGGACAAAACTTGAATTTGTTGGTGCTTACCGAGATGCTACTGTCTCCCAATTAGCAAATACAATTCAAAGCTTATTAGAGTTACAACAAAATTGGGCACGTCAACATAGAACCTTTCATAATGCATTAAAATTTTTAATTGAAAAATGTGAGAATAATAGAATTACAGTAATGCAAAATGGAATTGTAGGTAGTAATACTCATCGTCCATTAAATGTTGCAGAGTTCAGAGGGTTTGTATTAGTGGATAATATGGCTCCATTGATTTTCATTAATGCAGCAGATACAAAATCTGCTCAAATTTTTACCCTTGTACATGAACTAGCGCATATTCTAATAGGCTCTAGTGCAGTTGTGGAGGCATCCCCATTAAATGCTCATGATGCAGACGTTGAGAAATTGTGTAATGAAGCAGCAGCTGAAGTGTTGTGTCCTAAAGAGTTATTTATGAGGCAATGGCAAATTCATTACCCCGATGGTGTAGCTTATGAAACATTAAGTAACCTATTTAAGGTAAGTCCAATTGTTATTGGAAGAAGGGCGCTGGACTTACACTGTATTACTAAAGAAGAGTTTTTTAGCTTTTACTATGAATATTTAGAAAGATTAAAAAATCAGCAATCTAGACCCTCTTCCGGGGGCGACTTCTATAATACAACTATGAGCAGACTAGGCAATATTTTCACAAATGCAGTGATTTATCAGACTATCACAGGAAACATTCAATATACTGATGCATTCAAATTAACTGGATTGAGAAATAAAACATTTGAGAACCTAGTTAATTTAGTAAGAAAAAGGGGTGTATAG
- a CDS encoding helix-turn-helix domain-containing protein, translated as MADKEILKLVGARIRVLRKERGMSQESLGEKGGFHFSYIGQIERGEKNIALLNLAKIASALDVSVSQLFSYVNEDSESTGADVEISEIVMMLRKSNPKELRLVRNVVREIVNGEDNK; from the coding sequence ATGGCAGATAAAGAAATCCTTAAGTTGGTTGGTGCTCGTATAAGAGTTTTGCGCAAAGAAAGAGGAATGTCACAGGAATCCCTTGGAGAAAAAGGTGGATTTCATTTTTCATATATTGGACAGATTGAAAGAGGAGAAAAGAATATCGCTCTGCTTAATCTTGCAAAGATTGCAAGTGCACTGGATGTCAGCGTCTCTCAGCTATTTAGCTATGTTAATGAAGATAGCGAGTCGACGGGAGCTGATGTGGAAATCAGTGAAATTGTGATGATGTTGAGAAAATCGAATCCGAAGGAATTAAGGTTAGTTAGGAATGTAGTACGGGAGATTGTGAATGGGGAAGATAATAAATAA
- a CDS encoding DUF4411 family protein yields the protein MYILDANVFISAHRGYYDFDLAPSFWKSLVSHAGKNNIRSIDKIQDEIISPNPKNADRLHLWTAENFKVYFERTDSQDVIESYAAIQQWAYSNPQFTPSAKEEFARNADAWLIAYAKSKTYTLVTHEAYNPEMRKRILIPVVCREFKVEYVNTFEMLRSLQVSF from the coding sequence TTGTATATATTAGATGCGAATGTATTTATCAGTGCACATAGAGGGTATTATGATTTTGATTTAGCGCCAAGTTTTTGGAAATCTCTAGTGAGCCATGCTGGCAAAAACAATATTCGTAGTATAGATAAGATTCAAGATGAAATAATTTCTCCTAACCCCAAAAACGCTGATAGACTGCATTTGTGGACTGCTGAAAACTTTAAGGTTTATTTTGAGCGAACAGATTCACAAGATGTGATTGAAAGTTATGCAGCTATACAACAATGGGCATATAGTAACCCACAATTTACTCCTAGTGCTAAAGAGGAGTTCGCTCGAAATGCGGATGCTTGGTTAATTGCCTACGCAAAATCTAAAACTTATACGCTTGTCACGCATGAAGCATACAATCCAGAAATGAGAAAGAGAATATTGATTCCTGTAGTTTGTAGAGAATTTAAGGTTGAATATGTAAACACTTTTGAAATGTTAAGAAGTTTACAGGTGAGTTTTTAG
- a CDS encoding sensor histidine kinase, whose amino-acid sequence MLKKIYPADQIEKYLLIDLIAVIFLIYRIIISEWAIHFAVKLLFIALFVGCYYVGLWHRDWRLLMASLGGCLLIVALSMYVDSWLLMYGFVFANLLGRAYHKWIISVGMAGIIVMFMVYCWINEGSLIGVFTPKYFPILIAQLVTPIVIYTRTKANFLKEKLDIANAQLERYIQEEERTRIARDLHDTLGQTLTMIKLKSELTLRLVDKNPEKAKDELNDIVNTSRFALKQVRKLVTDMKFISLEKEIELSRDIVQKAGIELVVNNKESRPLLTNVAETMLALSIREAITNIIKHSEAKQCTISQFQQDEHYHIQVGDDGNGNLMEGQGNGIQSIRERMALLQGEVHIVAYPNNGATITLKVPLMRNRRVK is encoded by the coding sequence ATGTTGAAGAAGATTTACCCCGCAGATCAGATTGAAAAATATCTTCTTATTGATTTGATCGCTGTTATATTTCTAATTTATCGCATTATTATTTCTGAATGGGCCATTCATTTTGCAGTCAAATTATTATTCATCGCATTATTTGTAGGTTGCTATTATGTTGGCTTATGGCATCGGGATTGGCGTTTACTCATGGCCAGTCTCGGGGGATGCCTGTTAATTGTAGCACTTAGCATGTACGTCGATAGTTGGCTATTAATGTATGGCTTTGTGTTTGCAAATCTGCTTGGCAGAGCGTATCACAAGTGGATTATCAGTGTAGGGATGGCTGGAATCATAGTTATGTTTATGGTGTACTGCTGGATCAATGAGGGTAGCCTGATTGGAGTGTTCACACCCAAGTATTTCCCAATCCTTATTGCCCAGCTTGTCACACCAATCGTTATTTATACAAGAACGAAGGCTAATTTCTTGAAAGAAAAGCTTGATATAGCCAATGCTCAGCTTGAACGTTATATTCAAGAGGAAGAAAGAACCCGGATCGCAAGGGATCTGCATGATACGCTGGGGCAAACGTTGACGATGATTAAATTAAAGAGCGAGTTAACGTTAAGATTGGTTGATAAGAACCCAGAGAAGGCAAAGGATGAACTGAATGATATTGTGAACACATCCCGATTTGCTTTGAAACAAGTGAGAAAACTAGTCACGGATATGAAATTTATATCTCTTGAGAAAGAAATTGAATTATCAAGGGATATTGTTCAAAAGGCTGGGATTGAATTGGTCGTAAACAATAAAGAGTCCAGACCTCTGCTAACCAATGTGGCTGAAACGATGCTGGCGCTTTCCATCAGAGAGGCCATTACCAATATTATTAAACATAGCGAAGCCAAACAATGTACAATTAGCCAATTCCAACAAGATGAGCATTATCATATTCAAGTGGGCGATGATGGGAATGGAAACCTAATGGAGGGGCAGGGCAACGGTATTCAATCTATTAGAGAACGTATGGCCTTACTGCAAGGAGAAGTTCATATTGTGGCTTATCCGAACAATGGAGCTACGATTACCTTAAAGGTTCCACTGATGAGGAATAGGAGGGTGAAGTAG
- a CDS encoding response regulator transcription factor, which translates to MIRVVIAEDQQLLRGALTSLLSLEDDIEVVAEAADGQATWEAIQQYQPDVCLLDIEIPLLTGLEIAERLRQEGSSSKIIIVTTYARPGFLQKAMALKVEGYLLKDEPIDFLIDSIRKVMAGKRIVSMDLAAALFLKEENPLTERETEVLRMAQEGLTTKEIGKKIFLTDGTVRNYLSLAIQKLEVETRQQATEKARDQGWI; encoded by the coding sequence GTGATACGTGTAGTCATAGCAGAAGATCAGCAACTTCTTCGAGGGGCATTAACGTCTTTATTATCCTTAGAAGATGATATTGAAGTCGTAGCGGAAGCAGCGGATGGTCAAGCAACATGGGAGGCTATTCAGCAATATCAGCCGGATGTTTGTTTACTCGATATCGAGATCCCCTTACTTACAGGTCTTGAAATTGCGGAGAGACTTAGACAAGAAGGGAGTTCATCGAAAATAATTATTGTGACCACGTATGCCCGCCCTGGTTTTTTGCAAAAAGCAATGGCATTGAAGGTAGAGGGCTATTTATTAAAAGATGAACCGATTGATTTCTTAATTGATTCCATTCGTAAGGTAATGGCTGGTAAGCGGATCGTAAGTATGGACTTAGCAGCGGCGCTTTTTCTGAAGGAAGAAAATCCGCTTACCGAGCGTGAAACGGAAGTGCTGCGGATGGCACAGGAGGGGCTGACGACTAAGGAAATCGGAAAGAAAATATTTCTAACAGACGGAACAGTCAGAAACTACTTGTCTTTAGCCATTCAAAAATTGGAGGTAGAGACCAGACAGCAAGCCACCGAGAAAGCACGTGATCAAGGTTGGATTTGA
- a CDS encoding HNH endonuclease family protein yields MSGVNLDAMIPKDDFEIVEVTEDDRGGGNFTIRIMDMEVNGWFLATYRKPDFQRETVKWNKETICGLIENFLDEDLIPAIILWRSPSGIVFILDGAHRLSAFVAWVNDDYGDGPISKLFYNDSIPIRQRELAEKARKYVNKKIGPYSDYKRALSAKNNTGIKPVVYLRAKRMASRGFEFQWVRGDARKAEQAFIRINKKSVTISDSELVILETRKTPVTIAMRAILRGGTGFKYWGNFVEEVQKEIEALGDKAFLLLYTPPLEAHIRSLDRLPVAGNNYAQPSLHLLFETVKIIIEHFYPTDEEQQVLKFSEDEEGLKTVEVLKSCITTFKRINSNSTSSLGLHPAIYFYNHKTGRYQPTTFMSITSFILHLDEGGLLNSFIEVREDFEKFLVDYNYFIEQIVLKFGSQTRSVEHLKNFYLEIFNNLLLGHKVDDIPRYLLTSPEFSFLKSNNELNKRTGVNFSDNTKNAIYIKEALSNAMQCKICHSLIQPKASSFDHKIRISEGGIGDVENGQLAHPYCNSIYKN; encoded by the coding sequence GTGAGTGGAGTTAATTTGGATGCAATGATTCCAAAAGATGATTTTGAAATCGTAGAAGTAACTGAAGATGACCGTGGTGGTGGCAATTTCACTATTAGAATTATGGACATGGAGGTAAATGGTTGGTTCCTGGCTACTTATAGAAAACCAGATTTCCAAAGGGAAACGGTCAAGTGGAATAAGGAGACTATTTGTGGACTAATTGAAAACTTCTTAGATGAAGATTTAATTCCTGCAATTATTTTGTGGAGGAGTCCTAGTGGTATAGTCTTCATCCTAGATGGAGCGCATCGTTTAAGTGCTTTTGTTGCTTGGGTTAATGATGACTATGGAGACGGTCCAATCTCTAAGTTATTTTATAATGATTCCATACCAATCCGGCAAAGAGAATTAGCAGAGAAAGCCCGTAAATATGTAAACAAAAAAATCGGTCCTTATTCTGATTATAAGCGTGCATTAAGTGCCAAAAACAATACTGGTATTAAACCAGTTGTATACCTTCGTGCTAAAAGAATGGCATCAAGAGGCTTTGAATTTCAATGGGTGCGTGGAGATGCAAGAAAGGCTGAACAAGCTTTTATAAGAATCAACAAAAAGTCTGTTACTATTAGTGACTCCGAATTAGTTATTTTGGAAACAAGAAAAACCCCGGTAACAATAGCTATGAGAGCAATACTAAGAGGTGGCACAGGGTTTAAATATTGGGGGAATTTTGTTGAAGAGGTACAGAAAGAGATAGAGGCACTTGGTGATAAAGCTTTTCTGTTGCTCTACACACCACCTTTAGAAGCCCATATAAGGTCATTAGACCGCTTACCTGTTGCAGGTAACAATTACGCTCAACCAAGTTTACACCTGCTATTTGAGACAGTTAAGATTATAATAGAACACTTTTATCCAACCGATGAAGAACAACAGGTTTTAAAATTTTCGGAGGATGAAGAAGGATTAAAAACAGTCGAAGTGTTGAAAAGCTGCATTACAACTTTTAAAAGAATAAATAGCAATAGCACATCTTCACTTGGATTGCACCCAGCTATATATTTCTATAATCACAAAACTGGAAGGTATCAGCCAACTACATTCATGTCCATTACGTCATTTATTTTACATTTAGACGAAGGCGGGTTGCTAAACAGTTTTATTGAAGTCAGAGAAGACTTCGAAAAATTTCTCGTTGATTATAATTACTTTATTGAACAAATAGTATTGAAATTTGGAAGTCAAACAAGAAGTGTTGAACACCTTAAAAACTTCTATTTGGAGATTTTCAACAATCTTTTGTTAGGTCATAAAGTTGATGATATTCCAAGATACTTATTAACATCTCCTGAGTTTAGTTTTCTTAAGTCTAATAATGAGCTTAACAAAAGAACAGGCGTTAACTTCTCAGACAATACAAAGAACGCTATATATATAAAGGAAGCATTATCTAACGCAATGCAGTGTAAAATTTGCCACTCTTTAATTCAGCCTAAAGCAAGTTCTTTTGACCATAAAATCAGAATAAGTGAAGGTGGAATAGGGGATGTTGAAAATGGACAGCTTGCTCATCCTTATTGCAATAGTATATATAAGAATTAA
- a CDS encoding nucleotide pyrophosphohydrolase, which yields MQQLTSKIVGFRDQRNWGQFHNAKDLAISLSLEASELLELFQWEQSDNVVTDRREDIKDELADVLYYVLLMSHDLGINIEEALESKLKKNEKKYPVDKAYGSNKKYTEF from the coding sequence TTGCAACAACTTACATCAAAAATAGTTGGTTTTAGGGATCAGAGAAACTGGGGACAGTTTCATAACGCTAAAGATTTAGCGATTTCACTCTCACTTGAAGCGAGTGAACTCTTAGAGCTATTTCAATGGGAGCAAAGTGATAATGTTGTTACGGATAGGAGGGAGGATATTAAAGATGAACTTGCGGATGTCTTGTATTATGTGCTTTTAATGAGTCATGATCTTGGAATTAATATAGAGGAGGCTCTAGAATCTAAGCTCAAGAAAAATGAAAAAAAGTACCCGGTGGATAAGGCGTATGGGAGTAATAAAAAGTATACGGAGTTTTAG
- a CDS encoding AbrB/MazE/SpoVT family DNA-binding domain-containing protein: MDLSNGKRVSAMSVKVQKWGNSLALRIPVQFTSKLGIGEGTEMHLDFDDKGGLSLVPVIQKPTLEELLSQITPTNRHKEIDFGKSEGNESL, from the coding sequence ATGGATTTATCAAATGGGAAAAGGGTGAGCGCAATGTCTGTTAAAGTACAAAAGTGGGGGAACAGTTTAGCTTTACGAATTCCTGTGCAATTCACCTCAAAATTAGGTATTGGTGAAGGTACTGAAATGCATTTAGATTTCGATGATAAGGGTGGTCTAAGCTTAGTTCCTGTAATACAAAAGCCGACGCTGGAAGAATTGCTTTCTCAAATCACCCCAACAAATCGGCACAAAGAAATAGACTTTGGAAAATCAGAAGGGAATGAATCCCTGTGA
- the mazF gene encoding endoribonuclease MazF — protein MSVPDRGDLVYLSFDPQAGHEQSGRRPAIVLSPKAFNQATGFAAFCPITNQSKGYPFEVKLTEEDKITGVILSDQIKTLGWKARRCEIVGQAPISVTQEVLDKIHTFLN, from the coding sequence GTGAGTGTTCCCGACCGTGGCGATTTGGTCTATCTAAGTTTTGACCCACAAGCAGGACACGAACAATCTGGAAGAAGGCCAGCTATCGTGTTATCCCCGAAGGCCTTTAATCAAGCCACCGGATTCGCTGCCTTCTGTCCCATCACCAATCAATCGAAGGGTTATCCATTTGAAGTAAAGCTAACTGAGGAAGATAAGATAACCGGAGTGATTTTGAGCGATCAGATAAAAACCTTAGGTTGGAAAGCACGTCGTTGCGAAATTGTTGGACAAGCCCCTATTTCCGTTACACAAGAAGTTTTAGACAAAATTCATACCTTTCTGAACTGA
- a CDS encoding DUF418 domain-containing protein — translation MERDSGRIRLLDILRGFAVLGTLGTNIWILAHLGDLNYIFSFNHNAWWASIQDFVRNFVLFLVNGKLLGLLTIMFGVGLEMKYQQALRKGTAWPGVYIWTSIILMVEGFIHFILVLEYDILMSYGVTAIIVAFIIKGGDPIMRRVMKIVGGLHGGIMLLLLVLGIYLGLTGAHISLGNMNENILLYRDGSWVQQVQERFTNFVMLRLEVIFVIPMNIFLFLLGIRLMRSGTFAPDENGRKKRKKLLHFGLYMGIPLNLLIFVPGGYFDLPVRYLFAPILSLGYIALIAKLVEANQKLWLWGRLEQVGQMSLSCYVLQNVIATVIFYGWGFGLGGKVDSVTIVFIWLGISYFQVIFASLWLKRFKYGPMESARRFTFNLLSK, via the coding sequence ATGGAGAGGGACAGTGGAAGAATTCGCTTGCTAGATATATTGAGAGGTTTTGCTGTATTAGGTACACTTGGAACAAATATTTGGATATTGGCACACTTGGGGGATTTGAACTATATATTTTCCTTTAATCACAATGCGTGGTGGGCTTCAATCCAAGATTTTGTAAGAAATTTTGTATTGTTTTTAGTCAATGGCAAGCTCCTTGGCTTGTTAACCATTATGTTCGGAGTAGGACTTGAGATGAAGTATCAGCAGGCATTAAGAAAAGGTACCGCTTGGCCTGGTGTATATATATGGACATCCATTATACTTATGGTGGAAGGATTCATCCACTTCATCCTTGTGTTGGAATATGATATTCTAATGAGCTATGGCGTAACAGCGATCATTGTGGCTTTTATTATAAAAGGCGGCGATCCCATCATGCGGCGCGTGATGAAGATTGTTGGCGGACTGCACGGGGGAATCATGCTCCTTCTATTGGTTCTTGGAATCTACCTTGGCCTAACCGGAGCCCATATTTCTTTAGGAAATATGAATGAGAATATATTATTATATAGAGATGGTAGCTGGGTTCAGCAAGTGCAGGAACGGTTTACAAATTTTGTTATGTTGCGATTAGAAGTCATTTTCGTTATTCCAATGAACATTTTTCTGTTTCTATTAGGGATTCGTTTAATGAGATCCGGGACGTTTGCTCCTGATGAGAATGGGAGAAAGAAAAGAAAGAAACTACTTCATTTTGGACTATATATGGGTATTCCGTTGAATTTACTTATATTTGTACCAGGCGGCTACTTTGATTTACCCGTCCGTTATTTATTTGCACCCATCCTTTCGCTCGGATATATTGCGCTGATTGCTAAATTAGTAGAAGCTAATCAGAAGCTTTGGCTGTGGGGTAGACTTGAGCAGGTCGGTCAAATGTCACTCAGCTGCTATGTACTTCAGAATGTGATCGCTACGGTGATTTTCTATGGATGGGGCTTCGGTCTTGGCGGTAAAGTCGACTCCGTAACGATTGTGTTTATATGGCTGGGCATAAGCTACTTTCAGGTTATATTTGCTTCCCTATGGCTGAAGCGCTTTAAGTACGGTCCGATGGAATCAGCACGAAGGTTTACTTTTAATCTATTAAGCAAATAG
- a CDS encoding DUF2075 domain-containing protein, whose translation MKLYSGTSAQFIEDTIQNQIAEKLKASFFLHFRYSPSDSEVKSWKNSLRAISQIFQYSDLTDDNGIFLEYQLPINSKRLDCMITGKNTNGTENAVIIELKQWDQCEESNGQNEVVTWVAGSKKDLLHPSVQVGQYQLYLQDTLTAFYDGDNPIDLYSCAYLHNYNYYSDDVIFAEKFSESLNKYPLFTGDDVNNLKDYLRSKVSSGDGMEILNKIENSKYRPSKKLMDHVGNTIKGNSEYILLDKQQIIYDKIFAFARDGFHDKQKQVVIIKGGPGTGKSVIALNLMADLLLDGYNAHYATGSKAFTETLREIIGKRGSAQFKYFNSYMDAKDNEIDVLICDEAHRIRKTSNNRFMKKEHRTDLPQIAEIINASKVSVFFIDDDQVVRPDEIGSVSYITKYALENNCKIYLEELDAQFRCNGSDGFINWINNTLSIKKTANVIWDSNDDFEFKVFNSPLDLDNAIKEKDSEGNTARLTAGFCWKWSEPNPDGTLVEDVIVGDFKRPWNAKPNARRLDINIPQSSLWAYDPNGINQVGCVYTAQGFEFDYVGIIFGKDLTYDFDNQSWEGHKEHSHDTVVKRSKEQFVDLVKNTYRVLLTRGMKGCYVYFMDKDTERFFKSRIE comes from the coding sequence ATGAAACTTTATTCAGGGACATCTGCCCAGTTTATAGAGGACACAATACAGAATCAAATTGCTGAAAAACTAAAAGCTAGCTTCTTTCTTCATTTCAGATATTCCCCCTCTGATTCTGAGGTTAAATCCTGGAAGAATTCCTTGAGAGCAATTTCTCAAATTTTTCAATATTCAGACTTAACCGATGACAATGGGATTTTTCTGGAGTACCAATTGCCTATTAATTCCAAAAGATTGGATTGCATGATTACTGGAAAAAATACTAATGGAACAGAGAATGCCGTTATTATCGAGCTTAAGCAATGGGATCAATGCGAAGAGTCAAATGGTCAAAATGAGGTTGTTACATGGGTGGCTGGCTCAAAAAAAGACCTTCTCCATCCCTCTGTGCAAGTTGGTCAATATCAATTGTACCTACAAGACACACTAACTGCTTTTTATGATGGGGATAATCCTATTGATCTATATTCCTGTGCCTATCTACATAATTATAACTATTACTCAGATGATGTGATTTTTGCCGAAAAATTCAGTGAATCTTTAAACAAATACCCATTGTTCACAGGGGACGATGTTAATAACCTTAAAGATTATCTTAGATCTAAGGTGAGTTCCGGTGATGGTATGGAAATTCTCAATAAAATTGAAAATAGTAAGTACAGACCTAGCAAGAAATTAATGGATCATGTAGGTAACACAATAAAAGGTAATTCAGAGTATATCCTATTAGATAAGCAACAAATTATTTATGATAAAATATTTGCCTTTGCACGAGATGGATTTCATGATAAACAAAAACAAGTTGTTATAATAAAAGGCGGTCCAGGAACGGGTAAGTCAGTAATTGCTCTTAATCTAATGGCAGACCTTTTATTAGACGGGTATAATGCCCACTATGCAACTGGTTCTAAAGCATTTACTGAGACTTTACGTGAAATAATCGGCAAACGAGGCAGTGCTCAGTTTAAATATTTCAATAGCTATATGGATGCAAAAGACAATGAAATTGATGTATTAATTTGTGACGAGGCCCATCGAATTAGGAAGACTAGTAATAATAGATTTATGAAAAAGGAACACAGAACTGATCTACCTCAAATTGCAGAAATTATTAACGCCTCAAAAGTATCTGTATTTTTCATTGATGATGATCAAGTAGTGCGACCAGATGAGATTGGTTCTGTATCTTACATTACTAAGTATGCATTAGAAAACAATTGCAAAATATATTTGGAAGAACTAGATGCACAATTCAGATGTAACGGTTCAGATGGATTCATAAATTGGATTAACAATACGCTGTCCATTAAAAAAACTGCGAATGTTATTTGGGATTCAAATGATGATTTTGAGTTTAAAGTTTTTAATTCCCCATTAGATTTAGACAATGCAATAAAAGAAAAAGATAGCGAAGGTAACACTGCAAGATTAACAGCAGGTTTTTGTTGGAAATGGTCAGAACCAAATCCAGATGGAACGCTAGTTGAAGATGTAATAGTAGGTGACTTTAAAAGACCATGGAATGCTAAGCCTAATGCAAGAAGATTGGATATAAATATTCCTCAATCATCTTTATGGGCTTATGATCCTAATGGAATTAATCAAGTCGGTTGTGTATATACTGCACAAGGATTTGAATTCGATTATGTAGGCATCATATTCGGGAAGGACCTAACCTATGATTTTGATAATCAATCATGGGAAGGACATAAAGAACATTCCCATGATACTGTTGTAAAGCGTTCTAAGGAACAGTTTGTTGATTTAGTGAAAAACACTTATAGGGTCCTTCTAACTCGTGGTATGAAAGGCTGCTATGTATACTTCATGGATAAGGATACAGAGAGATTCTTCAAATCTAGAATTGAGTGA